Proteins encoded by one window of Dioscorea cayenensis subsp. rotundata cultivar TDr96_F1 chromosome 6, TDr96_F1_v2_PseudoChromosome.rev07_lg8_w22 25.fasta, whole genome shotgun sequence:
- the LOC120262810 gene encoding DNA-directed RNA polymerase II subunit RPB7, which produces MFFHISMEKNMQLHPRHFGPHLRDKLVAKLMKDVEGTCSGRHGFVVAITGVDDIGKGLIREGTGFVTFPVRYQCVVFRPFKGEILEAVVTMVNKMGFFAEAGPVQIFVSNHLIPDDMEFQTGDVPNYTTSDRSVRIQKDSEVRLKIIGTRVDATEIFCIGTIKDDFLGVINDPGAAA; this is translated from the exons ATGTTCTTCCACATATCCATGGAGAAGAACATGCAGCTGCACCCTCGCCACTTCGGCCCTCACCTCCGTGACAAGCTTGTGGCCAAGCTCATGAAGGACGTTGAAGGCACCTGCAG CGGGAGACATGGATTTGTGGTTGCCATTACTGGTGTGGATGATATTGGGAAAGGGTTAATCCGTGAGGGCACGGGCTTCGTCACTTTTCCTGTCAGGTATCAGTGCGTCGTCTTCCGGCCTTTCAAGGGTGAGATTCTTGAGGCCGTTGTTACGATGGTCAACAAG ATGGGGTTCTTTGCCGAGGCAGGCCCTGTTCAGATATTTGTTTCCAACCAT CTAATACCAGATGATATGGAATTCCAGACTGGGGATGTGCCAAACTATACCACTTCAGACAGATCA GTCAGAATTCAAAAGGACAGTGAAGTACGTCTGAAGATTATAGGAACTCGTGTTGATGCCACTGAAATC TTCTGCATTGGCACCATCAAAGATGATTTCTTGGGTGTTATCAATGATCCAGGAGCAGCTGCCTAG
- the LOC120262808 gene encoding peptidyl-tRNA hydrolase, mitochondrial-like isoform X1: MLSCTKLLRRCLSSTASSSPQPWLFVGLGNPGEKYQHTRHNVGFDMIDAFAQSQGIPMTSVHCKAFFGEGFVGGTPVLLAKPQTYMNLSGESAGPLAAYYKLPLNRVLLIFDDMDLPCGVLRIQPKGGHGHHKGLKSVIYHFRGNRDFGRLRIGIGRPPGQMDPKAFLLQKFNKLARERIDSAVQEGVEILNSIVANGLTECARSANADQKYKHLRLQNLPV; encoded by the exons ATGCTCTCCTGCACCAAGCTTCTGCGACGCTGCCTCTCCTCCACCGCCTCATCTTCCCCTCAGCCATGGCTCTTTGTTGGTCTTGGCAATCCTGGTGAGAAGTACCAGCACACCAGGCACAAT GTTGGTTTTGATATGATCGACGCTTTTGCGCAGTCACAAGGCATCCCGATGACCTCCGTCCACTGCAAAGCTTTTTTTGGTGAAG GGTTTGTTGGTGGCACCCCGGTTCTTCTCGCGAAGCCACAGACTTATATGAATCTTAGCGGCGAGTCT GCTGGACCACTTGCAGCCTACTATAAATTACCCTTAAATCGGGTCCTTTTG atttttgatGATATGGACTTGCCTTGTGGAGTGCTTCGAATACAACCAAAAGGAGGACATGGCCATCATAAAGG GCTCAAGAGTGTCATATATCATTTTCGGGGAAACAGAGattttggtcgtttgagaaTTG GCATAGGAAGACCTCCTGGGCAAATGGATCCAAAGGCTTTTCTACTTCAGAAATTCAATAAACTAGCTCGTGAGAGA ATTGATTCTGCTGTGCAAGAAGGGGTTGAAATCTTGAACTCAATTGTAGCAAATGGTTTGACAGAATGTGCAAGGTCAGCCAATGCAGATCAGAAATACAAGCATTTAAGACTTCAAAATCTACCTGTGTGA
- the LOC120262808 gene encoding peptidyl-tRNA hydrolase, mitochondrial-like isoform X2 — protein sequence MLSCTKLLRRCLSSTASSSPQPWLFVGLGNPGEKYQHTRHNVGFDMIDAFAQSQGIPMTSVHCKAFFGEGFVGGTPVLLAKPQTYMNLSGESAGPLAAYYKLPLNRVLLIFDDMDLPCGVLRIQPKGGHGHHKGLKSVIYHFRGNRDFGRLRIGRPPGQMDPKAFLLQKFNKLARERIDSAVQEGVEILNSIVANGLTECARSANADQKYKHLRLQNLPV from the exons ATGCTCTCCTGCACCAAGCTTCTGCGACGCTGCCTCTCCTCCACCGCCTCATCTTCCCCTCAGCCATGGCTCTTTGTTGGTCTTGGCAATCCTGGTGAGAAGTACCAGCACACCAGGCACAAT GTTGGTTTTGATATGATCGACGCTTTTGCGCAGTCACAAGGCATCCCGATGACCTCCGTCCACTGCAAAGCTTTTTTTGGTGAAG GGTTTGTTGGTGGCACCCCGGTTCTTCTCGCGAAGCCACAGACTTATATGAATCTTAGCGGCGAGTCT GCTGGACCACTTGCAGCCTACTATAAATTACCCTTAAATCGGGTCCTTTTG atttttgatGATATGGACTTGCCTTGTGGAGTGCTTCGAATACAACCAAAAGGAGGACATGGCCATCATAAAGG GCTCAAGAGTGTCATATATCATTTTCGGGGAAACAGAGattttggtcgtttgagaaTTG GAAGACCTCCTGGGCAAATGGATCCAAAGGCTTTTCTACTTCAGAAATTCAATAAACTAGCTCGTGAGAGA ATTGATTCTGCTGTGCAAGAAGGGGTTGAAATCTTGAACTCAATTGTAGCAAATGGTTTGACAGAATGTGCAAGGTCAGCCAATGCAGATCAGAAATACAAGCATTTAAGACTTCAAAATCTACCTGTGTGA
- the LOC120262808 gene encoding peptidyl-tRNA hydrolase, mitochondrial-like isoform X3: MLSCTKLLRRCLSSTASSSPQPWLFVGLGNPGEKYQHTRHNVGFDMIDAFAQSQGIPMTSVHCKAFFGEGFVGGTPVLLAKPQTYMNLSGESAGPLAAYYKLPLNRVLLIFDDMDLPCGVLRIQPKGGHGHHKGLKSVIYHFRGNRDFGRLRIGIGRPPGQMDPKAFLLQKFNKLARERFGGNMDSSC, encoded by the exons ATGCTCTCCTGCACCAAGCTTCTGCGACGCTGCCTCTCCTCCACCGCCTCATCTTCCCCTCAGCCATGGCTCTTTGTTGGTCTTGGCAATCCTGGTGAGAAGTACCAGCACACCAGGCACAAT GTTGGTTTTGATATGATCGACGCTTTTGCGCAGTCACAAGGCATCCCGATGACCTCCGTCCACTGCAAAGCTTTTTTTGGTGAAG GGTTTGTTGGTGGCACCCCGGTTCTTCTCGCGAAGCCACAGACTTATATGAATCTTAGCGGCGAGTCT GCTGGACCACTTGCAGCCTACTATAAATTACCCTTAAATCGGGTCCTTTTG atttttgatGATATGGACTTGCCTTGTGGAGTGCTTCGAATACAACCAAAAGGAGGACATGGCCATCATAAAGG GCTCAAGAGTGTCATATATCATTTTCGGGGAAACAGAGattttggtcgtttgagaaTTG GCATAGGAAGACCTCCTGGGCAAATGGATCCAAAGGCTTTTCTACTTCAGAAATTCAATAAACTAGCTCGTGAGAGA TTTGGTGGAAACATGGATTCAAGTTGTTAA
- the LOC120262808 gene encoding peptidyl-tRNA hydrolase, mitochondrial-like isoform X4: MLSCTKLLRRCLSSTASSSPQPWLFVGLGNPGEKYQHTRHNVGFDMIDAFAQSQGIPMTSVHCKAFFGEGFVGGTPVLLAKPQTYMNLSGESAGPLAAYYKLPLNRVLLIFDDMDLPCGVLRIQPKGGHGHHKGLKSVIYHFRGNRDFGRLRIGIGRPPGQMDPKAFLLQKFNKLARER, translated from the exons ATGCTCTCCTGCACCAAGCTTCTGCGACGCTGCCTCTCCTCCACCGCCTCATCTTCCCCTCAGCCATGGCTCTTTGTTGGTCTTGGCAATCCTGGTGAGAAGTACCAGCACACCAGGCACAAT GTTGGTTTTGATATGATCGACGCTTTTGCGCAGTCACAAGGCATCCCGATGACCTCCGTCCACTGCAAAGCTTTTTTTGGTGAAG GGTTTGTTGGTGGCACCCCGGTTCTTCTCGCGAAGCCACAGACTTATATGAATCTTAGCGGCGAGTCT GCTGGACCACTTGCAGCCTACTATAAATTACCCTTAAATCGGGTCCTTTTG atttttgatGATATGGACTTGCCTTGTGGAGTGCTTCGAATACAACCAAAAGGAGGACATGGCCATCATAAAGG GCTCAAGAGTGTCATATATCATTTTCGGGGAAACAGAGattttggtcgtttgagaaTTG GCATAGGAAGACCTCCTGGGCAAATGGATCCAAAGGCTTTTCTACTTCAGAAATTCAATAAACTAGCTCGTGAGAGA TAA